One segment of Meriones unguiculatus strain TT.TT164.6M chromosome X, Bangor_MerUng_6.1, whole genome shotgun sequence DNA contains the following:
- the LOC132649838 gene encoding host cell factor 1-like isoform X2, producing the protein MSRCHAARGPDEHAALQPPLPARELPDEVLFLSWPFLAPATNQWFIPAVRGDIQPGCAAYGFVCDGTRLLVFGGMVEYGKYSNDLYELQASRWEWKRLKAKTPKNGPPPCPRLGHSFSLVGNKCYLFGGLANDSEDPKNNIPRYLNDLYILELRPGSGVVAWDIPITYGVLPPPRESHTAVVYTEKENKKSKLVIYGGMSGCRLGDLWTLDIETLTWNKPSLSGVAPLPRSLHSATTIGNKMYVFGGWVPLVMDDVKVATHEKEWKCTNTLACLNLDTMAWETILMDTLEDNIPRARAGHCAVAINTRLYIWSGRDGYRKAWNNQVCCKDLWYLETEKPPPPARVQLVRANTNSLEVSWGPVATADSYLLQLQKYDIPATAATASSPTPNPVPSVPANPPKSPAPAAAAPAVQPLTQVGITLVPQAATAPPSTTTIQVLPTVPGSSISVPTAARTQGVPAVLKVTGPQATTGTPLVTMRPASQAGKAPVTVTSLPASVRMVVPTQSAQGTVIGSNPQMSGMAALAAAAAATQKIPPSSAPTVLSVPAGTTIVKTVAVTPGTTTLPATVKVASSPVMVSNPATRMLKTAAAQVGTSVSSAANTSARPIITVHKSGTVTVAQQAQVVTTVVGGVTKTITLVKSPISVPGGSALISNLGKVMSVVQTKPVQTSAVTGQASTGPVTQIIQTKGPLPAGTILKLVTSADGKPTTIITTTQASGAGTKPTILGISSVSPSTTKPGTTTIIKTIPMSAIITQAGATGVSSSPGIKSPITIITTKVMTSGTGAPAKIITAVPKIATGHGQQGVTQVVLKGAPGQPGTILRTVPMSGVRLVTPVTVSAVKPAVTTLVVKGTTGVTTLGTVTGTVSTSLAGAGAHSTSASLATPITTLGTIATLSSQVINPTAITVSAAQTTLTAAGGLTTPTITMQPVSQPTQVTLITAPSGVEAQPVHDLPVSILASPTTEQPTATVTIADSGQSDVQPGTVTLVCSNPPCETHETGTTNTATTTVVANLGGHPRPTQVQFVCDRQEAAASLVTSAVGQQNGNVVRVCSNPPCETHETGTTNTATTTTSNMAEQHGCSNPPCETHETGTVSTATTAMSSMGTGQQRDTRRASNTPTVVRITVAPGPLERAQGTVKPQCQTQQTSMTSTTMTVQATGAPCSAGPLIRPSVALEAGSHSPAFVQLSIPSVRVGLSGPSSKDMPTGRQPETYHTYTTSTPTTARFIMGAGELGAARVVPTSTYESLQASSPNSTVTVTALEALLCPSAPEIQVCTNPPCETHDTGTTNTATTSNAGSAQRVCSNPPCETHETGTTHTATTATSNGGAGQPEGGQQPSGGRLCETHQTTSTGTTMSVSVGALLPDASTSHGTLESGLEVVAVPTVTSQAGTTILASFPTQRVCSNPPCETHETGTTHTATTVTSNMSSNQDPPPAASDQGEAVSTQGDSANISSAITTTVSSTLPRAVTTVTQSTPVPGPSVPNISSLTETTPGALTSKVPIPATITVTIANTETSDMPFSADDILQPPEELQVSPGPRQQLPPRQLLQSASAPLLGESAEVRSASQTPELQAAMDLSSTGDPTSGQEPASSAVVATVVVQPPPPTQSEVDQLSLPQELMVEAQAGTTTLMVTGLTPEELAVTAAAEAAAQAAATEEAQALAIQAVLQAAQQAVMGTGEPMDTSEAAAAVTQAELGHFSAEGQEGQATTIPIVLTQQELAALVQQQQQQLQEAQVQAQQQHHLPTEALAPADSLNDPSIESSCLNELASAVPSTVALLPSTATESLAPSNTFVTPQPVVVASPAKIQAAATLTEVANGIESLGVKPDLPPPPSKAPVKKENQWFDVGVIKGTNVMVTHYFLPPDDAVQSDDDSGTIPDYNQLKKQELQPGTAYKFRVAGINACGRGPFSEISAFKTCLPGFPGAPCAIKISKSPDGAHLTWEPPSVTSGKIIQYSVFLAIQRSQASGEAKSSTPAQLAFMRVYCGPSPSCLVQSSSLSNAHIDYTTKPAIIFRIAARNEKGYGPATQVRWLQETSKDGSGTKPASKRPMSSPEMKSAPKKSKADGQ; encoded by the exons CGACCAACCAGTGGTTCATCCCAGCTGTGAGAGGGGATATCCAGCCAGGGTGTGCAGCCTATGGCTTTGTGTGTGATGGTACTCGTCTGCTGGTGTTTGGTGGGATGGTGGAGTATGGAAAATACAGCAACGACCTCTATGAACTCCAG GCAAGTCGCTGGGAATGGAAGAGATTGAAAGCAAAGACGCCCAAAAATGGGCCACCTCCGTGTCCTCGACTTGGACACAGCTTCTCCCTCGTGGGCAATAAATGTTACCTATTTGGGGGTCTGGCCAATGATAGTGAAGACCCCAAGAACAACATTCCAAG GTACCTGAATGACTTATATATTCTTGAACTACGGCCTGGCTCTGGAGTGGTTGCCTGGGACATCCCCATCACTTACGGGGTCCTGCCTCCACCACGGGAGTCACATACTGCTGTGGTCTACACtgaaaaagagaacaagaaatcCAAGCTGGTGATCTATGGAGGAATGAGTGGCTGCAGGCTAGGGGACCTTTGGACCCTGGACATTG AGACACTGACATGGAATAAGCCCAGCCTTAGTGGGGTGGCCCCTCTTCCTCGGAGCCTCCACTCTGCAACCACCATAGGAAACAA AATGTATGTGTTTGGTGGCTGGGTGCCTCTTGTCATGGACGATGTCAAAGTGGCCACACACGAGAAGGAGTGGAAGTGTACCAACACACTGGCTTGTCTCAACTTGG ATACCATGGCCTGGGAAACCATCCTGATGGATACACTGGAGGACAACATTCCTCGAGCTCGAGCTGGCCACTGTGCTGTTGCCATCAATACTCGCCTGTACATCTGGAGTGGCCGTGATGGCTACCGTAAGGCCTGGAACAACCAGGTGTGCTGCAAGGACCTATGGTATCTGGAAACAG AAAAGCCACCACCCCCGGCTCGAGTACAACTAGTCCGAGCCAATACCAACTCGCTGGAGGTTAGCTGGGGCCCAGTGGCAACAGCCGACAGTTACCTTCTGCAACTCCAGAAATATGACATTCCTGCCACGGCTGCTACGGCCAGCTCCCCCACTCCCAATCCAGTTCCATCTGTGCCTGCCAACCCTCCCAAGAGCCCTGCGCCAGCAGCAGCTGCACCTGCCGTACAGCCACTGACCCAAGTAGGCATCACACTTGTGCCCCAGGCTGCCACTGCACCTCCAAGCACGACCACCATCCAGGTCTTGCCAACAGTGCCAGGCAGCTCCATTTCTGTGCCCACTGCAGCCAGGACTCAAG GTGTCCCTGCTGTTCTCAAAGTGACTGGTCCTCAGGCTACAACAGGAACACCACTGGTCACGATGAGACCTGCCAGCCAGGCTGGAAAAGCCCCTGTCACTGTGACCTCCTTGCCTGCCAGTGTGCGAATGGTTGTGCCCACACAGAGTGCCCAGGGAACG GTGATTGGCAGTAATCCACAGATGAGTGGGATGGCTGcattggctgctgctgctgctgccacacagaaaatccctccTTCCTCAGCACCCACAGTGCTGAGTGTCCCAGCAGGCACCACCATTGTTAAGACAGTGGCTGTGACACCTGGCACAACCACTCTTCCAGCCACTGTGAAGGTGGCCTCCTCCCCTGTAATG GTGAGCAACCCAGCCACTCGCATGCTAAAGACTGCAGCTGCCCAAGTGGGGACATCTGTGTCCTCTGCTGCCAACACATCTGCTCGCCCTATCATCACGGTACACAAATCCGGGACTGTGACAGTGGCCCAGCAAGCCCAGGTGGTGACTACAGTGGTAGGCGGAGTCACCAAGACCATCACCTTAGTGAAGAGCCCCATCTCTGTCCCAGGAGGCAGTGCTCTG ATTTCCAATCTGGGAAAAGTGATGTCAGTGGTCCAGACCAAACCAGTTCAGACTTCAGCAGTCACAGGCCAAGCGTCTACAGGTCCTGTGACTCAGATCATCCAG ACCAAAGGGCCCCTTCCAGCGGGGACTATCCTAAAGCTGGTGACATCAGCGGATGGCAAGCCCACAACCATCATCACCACTACACAGGCTAGTGGGGCAGGAACCAAGCCTACCATCCTGGGCATTAGTAGTGTCTCCCCCAGCACCACCAAACCTGGCACAACTACCATCATTAAGACAATTCCCATGTCCGCCATTATCACCCAGGCGGGTGCCACAG GTGTTTCCAGCAGTCCTGGCATTAAGTCCCCCATCACAATTATCACCACTAAGGTGATGACTTCGGGAACAGGTGCACCTGCCAAAATCATCACTGCTGTCCCCAAGATTGCTACTGGCCATGGGCAGCAAGGAGTGACCCAG GTGGTGCTAAAGGGGGCCCCTGGACAGCCAGGCACCATCCTCCGCACTGTGCCCATGAGTGGTGTTCGCCTGGTTACCCCTGTCACCGTCTCTGCTGTCAAGCCAGCCGTCACCACATTGGTTGTGAAGGGCACCACAG GTGTCACAACTCTAGGCACAGTGACAGGTACTGTCTCTACCAGCCTTGCAGGAGCTGGGGCCCATAGCACCAGTGCTTCCCTGGCCACACCTATCACCACCTTGGGCACCATTGCCACTCTCTCAAGCCAGGTGATAAACCCTACTGCCATCACCGTGTCAGCCGCACAGACGACACTAACAGCTGCTGGTGGGCTCACCACACCTACAATCACGATGCAG CCTGTCTCCCAGCCTACCCAGGTGACTCTGATCACAGCACCCAGCGGGGTTGAGGCCCAGCCTGTCCATGACCTTCCTGTGTCCATTTTGGCCTCACCTACTACAGAGCAGCCCACGGCAACAGTCACCATTGCAGACTCAGGCCAGAGCGATGTACAGCCTGGTACTGTGACACTGGTGTGCTCCAACCCACCCTGTGAAACCCACGAAACAGGCACCACCAACACAGCCACCACCACTGTCGTGGCTAACCTTGGGGGACATCCTCGGCCTACCCAAGTACAGTTTGTTTGTGACAGACAGGAGGCAGCTGCTTCTCTTGTGACCTCGGCTGTGGGACAACAGAATGGTAATGTGGTCCGTGTCTGTTCAAACCCCCCCTGTGAGACGCACGAGACAGGCACCACCAACACTGCCACAACGACGACCTCCAATATGGCTGAGCAGCATGGCTGCTCGAATCCCCCCTGCGAGACTCATGAAACAGGCACCGTCAGCACTGCCACTACAGCAATGTCCAGCATGGGCACTGGGCAGCAGCGAGACACTCGTCGTGCCTCTAACACCCCCACTGTAGTGCGGATCACTGTGGCTCCTGGGCCGTTGGAGAGAGCCCAGGGTACTGTGAAGCCTCAGTGCCAAACCCAGCAGACCAGCATGACCAGCACCACCATGACTGTGCAGGCCACCGGAGCGCCATGCTCAGCTGGTCCACTGATCAGGCCAAGTGTGGCACTGGAGGCTGGGAGCCACAGCCCTGCCTTTGTGCAGCTATCGATTCCAAGTGTCAGAGTTGGGCTGAGTGGCCCCAGCAGCAAGGACATGCCCACAGGGCGCCAGCCAGAGACATATCATACTTACACCACCAGTACCCCAACCACGGCCCGCTTTATCATGGGTGCTGGGGAACTTGGTGCAGCCCGGGTGGTCCCTACGTCTACATATGAGAGCCTCCAGGCAAGCTCTCCCAACAGCACCGTGACTGTGACAGCCTTAGAGGCACTTCTGTGCCCTTCGGCTCCCGAGATTCAAGTCTGCACCAACCCGCCATGTGAGACCCATGACACGGGTACCACCAACACCGCCACTACCTCCAATGCGGGCAGTGCTCAGCGGGTATGCTCCAACCCACCTTGTGAGACTCATGAGAcgggcaccacacacacagctACCACTGCCACATCAAATGGAGGTGCAGGCCAGCCTGAGGGCGGACAGCAGCCTTCTGGTGGCCGTCTCTGCGAGACGCACCAGACCACTTCCACTGGCACCACCATGTCAGTCAGTGTGGGTGCCCTGCTTCCTGATGCCAGCACCTCTCATGGAACCCTGGAGTCTGGCTTAGAGGTGGTAGCAGTGCCCACTGTCACTTCCCAGGCCGGCACCACAATCCTGGCTTCTTTCCCAACCCAGAGGGTATGCTCCAACCCTCCTTGCGAGACCCACGAGACAGGCACCACGCACACAGCCACTACTGTCACCTCTAACATGAGCTCAAACCAAG ACCCTCCACCAGCTGCCAGTGACCAGGGTGAGGCGGTAAGCACCCAAGGTGACAGCGCAAACATCTCCAGTGCCATCACAACAACTGTATCTTCCACACTGCCACGAGCAGTGACCACAGTGACACAGTCTACACCAGTCCCAGGTCCCTCTGTGCCG AATATCTCATCACTGACTGAGACTACCCCAGGGGCTCTGACTTCCAAAGTCCCCATCCCAGCCACGATAACAGTGACTATAGCCAACACAGAAACTTCTGACATGCCCTTCTCTGCTGATGACATCCTGCAGCCCCCAGAGGAActtcaggtctcaccaggacctCGCCAACAGCTGCCTCCACGGCAACTCCTGCAGTCTGCCTCCGCGCCCCTGTTGGGGGAGTCCGCCGAGGTCCGGTCAGCCTCCCAGACCCCTGAGCTCCAGGCCGCCATGGATCTGAGCAGCACTGGGGACCCAACTTCAGGCCAGGAGCCTGCTAGCTCTGCTGTTGTGGCCACTGTGGTGGTCCAACCACCCCCACCTACACAGTCTGAAGTAGACCAGTTATCACTTCCCCAAGAACTGATGGTTGAGGCCCAGGCAGGCACCACAACCCTTATGGTAACAGGGCTCACCCCAGAGGAGCTGGCAGTGACCGCTGCTGCTGAAGCAGCTGCCCAAGCTGCTGCCACTGAAGAAGCCCAAGCCTTGGCCATCCAGGCTGTGCTCCAGGCTGCACAGCAAGCCGTCATGG GCACTGGGGAGCCCATGGATACGtcggaagcagcagcagcagtgacaCAAGCAGAACTGGGTCACTTTTCAGCTGAGGGCCAAGAGGGTCAGGCCACCACCATACCCATTGTGCTGACACAGCAGGAGCTTGCAGCCCtggtgcagcagcagcagcagcagctccaggaGGCTCAAGTGCAAGCCCAGCAGCAGCACCACCTTCCTACTGAGGCTCTGGCCCCAGCTGACAGTCTCAATGACCCATCCATCGAGAGCAGCTGCCTCAACGAGCTAGCTAGTGCTGTCCCCAGCACTGTGGCCTTGCTACCCTCAACAGCCACTGAGA GCCTGGCTCCATCTAACACATTTGTGACTCCCCAGCCTGTTGTTGTAGCCAGCCCAGCAAAGATTCAGGCTGCAGCTACCTTAACTGAAGTGGCCAATGGCATCGAGTCCCTGGGTGTG AAACCGGACTTGCCACCCCCACCCAGCAAAGCCCCTGTGAAAAAGGAGAACCAGTGGTTTGATGTGGGGGTCATTAAGGGTACCAATGTAATGGTGACACACTATTTTCTGCCACCAGATGATGCTGTTCAGTCAGAT GATGACTCAGGCACGATCCCCGACTATAACCAGCTGAAGAAGCAGGAGTTGCAGCCAGGCACAGCTTACAAATTTCGTGTTGCCGGAATCAATGCTTGTGGCCGGGGGCCCTTCAGTGAGATCTCAGCCTTTAAGACCTGTCTGCCTGGTTTCCCAGGGGCTCCTTGTGCCATTAAAATCAGCAAG AGCCCAGATGGTGCTCACCTCACCTGGGAGCCACCATCTGTGACCTCCGGCAAGATCATCCAGTACTCTGTGTTCCTGGCCATCCAGAGATCACAGGCCAGTGGTGAGGCCAAGAGCTCCACCCCAGCCCAGCTGGCCTTCATGCGAGTATACTGTGGGCCCAGCCCTTCCTGCCTCGTGCAGTCCTCCAGCCTCTCCAATGCCCACATTGACTATACCACCAAGCCTGCCATCATCTTCCGCATTGCCGCCCGCAATGAAAAGGGCTACGGCCCCGCCACACAAGTGAGGTGGTTGCAAG AAACCAGTAAAGACGGCTCGGGCACCAAGCCGGCCAGCAAGCGGCCTATGTCGTCTCCAGAAAT GAAATCTGCTCCAAAGAAGTCTAAGGCTGATGGTCAGTGA